In a genomic window of Tissierella sp. Yu-01:
- a CDS encoding PrsW family glutamic-type intramembrane protease, with product MNIRLFIIAITPVIIGLGAIYLSDKHDREPAKLLAVTFLLGCLSVIPSIVVEEILVWFNIFPGVFGAFYNAFVVAGFTEEYFKRLMILKLPLRTNHFNEKLDGIVYGVFCSLGFATVENIIYVVFTYTNNPFVGLYRGIFSVPAHAIFGVTMGYYLSLAKFEMDKTRKRKNMLKSLWIPVFLHGMFDFILMANIPELMIFFVPYVIFLWWLNHRKISNFMHDSKIRFRDKPKE from the coding sequence ATGAATATTAGACTTTTTATTATTGCAATAACACCTGTAATAATTGGGTTGGGAGCTATATATTTAAGTGATAAACATGACAGAGAGCCTGCAAAGTTACTGGCAGTTACATTTTTGTTAGGTTGCCTATCTGTAATTCCTTCAATAGTAGTAGAAGAAATATTAGTATGGTTTAACATATTCCCTGGTGTTTTTGGTGCTTTTTATAATGCTTTTGTTGTAGCTGGATTTACAGAAGAGTATTTTAAAAGATTAATGATTTTAAAACTACCGCTAAGAACCAACCATTTCAATGAGAAATTGGATGGAATAGTATATGGAGTATTTTGTTCACTTGGATTTGCTACTGTTGAAAATATAATTTATGTTGTTTTTACTTATACAAATAATCCTTTTGTAGGCCTTTACAGAGGAATCTTTTCTGTTCCAGCACATGCTATTTTTGGCGTTACTATGGGATATTATCTGTCACTTGCTAAGTTTGAAATGGATAAAACTAGAAAGCGTAAAAATATGTTAAAATCATTATGGATTCCAGTATTTTTACATGGTATGTTTGATTTTATACTCATGGCTAATATACCAGAGTTAATGATTTTCTTTGTACCTTATGTTATATTCCTATGGTGGCTTAATCATAGAAAGATATCTAACTTTATGCATGATTCAAAAATCAGATTTAGAGATAAACCAAAAGAATAG
- a CDS encoding rubrerythrin family protein: MNAMTQENLRSAFGGESQAHMRYRIWGEKAKEEGYPNVQRLFMAISDAEQVHATHHFKALGDVSGDFSVTSGAGFGLGNTSENLQGGINGELFEVEQMYPAYIAVAEMQEEKSALRAYKYAIEAEKTHAELFTQAKKQVDQGKDIEADKIYLCPVCGFVSITGEEEACPLCGVKKEKFVEY; this comes from the coding sequence ATGAATGCAATGACACAAGAAAACTTAAGATCTGCTTTTGGTGGTGAAAGCCAGGCTCATATGAGATACAGAATTTGGGGTGAAAAAGCTAAAGAAGAGGGATATCCAAATGTACAAAGGTTATTCATGGCGATTTCAGACGCTGAACAGGTACATGCTACACATCATTTTAAAGCTTTAGGTGATGTATCAGGGGATTTCTCAGTAACATCAGGTGCTGGTTTCGGATTAGGTAATACATCAGAAAATCTTCAAGGTGGAATTAATGGAGAATTGTTTGAAGTTGAACAGATGTATCCTGCTTACATAGCTGTTGCTGAAATGCAAGAGGAAAAATCAGCTTTACGAGCATATAAATATGCCATAGAAGCTGAAAAAACTCATGCTGAGTTATTCACTCAAGCAAAGAAACAAGTTGATCAAGGAAAAGATATTGAAGCAGATAAAATTTATCTATGCCCAGTATGTGGCTTTGTATCAATAACAGGTGAAGAAGAAGCTTGCCCACTATGTGGTGTAAAGAAAGAAAAATTTGTAGAGTATTAA
- a CDS encoding manganese catalase family protein codes for MAHWEMIGTLVYKLTKDATIDQIKGTPFEAHYVNHGKGLYLHDAAGAPWTATFFNVKGDPVADLHEDMAAEEKARATYEWLINISDDPGVTDTLRFLRQREIVHFQRFGEALRIIQDDMNCKKYY; via the coding sequence TTGGCACATTGGGAAATGATTGGTACTCTTGTTTATAAATTAACTAAGGATGCGACAATTGATCAAATAAAAGGGACTCCTTTTGAAGCCCATTATGTTAATCATGGTAAAGGGCTATATCTACATGATGCAGCAGGGGCACCATGGACAGCTACATTTTTTAATGTGAAAGGCGATCCTGTAGCAGACTTACATGAAGACATGGCTGCAGAGGAGAAGGCTCGAGCAACATATGAATGGTTAATAAATATTAGTGATGACCCAGGAGTTACTGATACTTTAAGATTTTTAAGGCAAAGAGAAATAGTGCACTTCCAGAGATTTGGAGAAGCTCTTAGAATAATTCAAGATGATATGAATTGCAAAAAATATTATTAA
- a CDS encoding LexA repressor, with product MLSEKEKEILQTIIDYIEKNEYVPSVREICDLVELKSTSTVHNHLINLENKGYIERKENSPRAMRVVKK from the coding sequence ATGTTGTCAGAAAAAGAAAAAGAAATTTTACAAACTATAATTGATTATATTGAAAAGAACGAATATGTTCCAAGCGTTAGAGAAATATGTGATTTAGTAGAATTAAAATCCACTAGTACAGTTCATAACCATCTGATTAATCTAGAAAATAAAGGATACATAGAAAGAAAAGAAAATTCTCCTAGAGCAATGAGAGTTGTGAAAAAGTGA
- a CDS encoding DUF2335 domain-containing protein, whose translation MSIENASAKTKNNAVEIKSIPIKSARISNSSIKEMKIQRASMTIERSMHSGPLPAPETLAMYEKICPGLADRIVSMAENQSSHRQEIEKIAVKSGARDSLCGIICGFLIGIATIIVGYLLGVKGHTVSSSIIGTGGIVGLVSVFVYGTRSRRKERENKSK comes from the coding sequence ATGAGTATAGAAAATGCCTCTGCAAAAACTAAAAATAATGCGGTTGAAATAAAAAGTATACCTATTAAATCAGCAAGGATATCGAATTCTAGTATAAAGGAAATGAAAATTCAGAGAGCAAGTATGACGATCGAACGAAGTATGCATAGTGGACCTCTACCAGCACCAGAAACCTTAGCTATGTATGAAAAAATATGTCCAGGGTTAGCAGATAGAATAGTAAGCATGGCTGAAAACCAATCTTCACATAGACAAGAAATTGAGAAGATAGCAGTTAAATCGGGTGCAAGAGATAGTTTATGTGGAATCATATGTGGGTTTTTAATTGGAATAGCCACAATAATAGTTGGTTATTTATTAGGTGTTAAAGGGCATACGGTGTCTTCTTCAATCATTGGTACAGGTGGAATAGTAGGTCTAGTGTCAGTATTTGTTTACGGGACTAGATCTAGAAGAAAAGAAAGAGAAAATAAATCAAAATAA
- a CDS encoding GH25 family lysozyme, which translates to MIIDISHHQAPSQIDYKKLCAQLDMAIIRVQYGSRVIDKHYKTHIAEMKKYNVPFGVYAWVRGINENDMKVEAQDFYNRSKAQEPLFYVLDVEEKSMSDMRAGINAYIEKLRSLTDKKIGIYIGHHLYKDFNLNLTKADFVWIPHYGVNNGLPNSKPIFPCDLHQFTSVGRLEGYNGNLDLNRLMNGRTIEFFTGEAKEELDVIKISLHGKEIEVEGICKNNINYIPVRFMESLGYKIDWKEKTILIDYNNDALV; encoded by the coding sequence ATGATAATAGATATTTCTCATCATCAAGCGCCATCGCAGATTGATTATAAAAAATTGTGTGCACAGCTAGATATGGCTATTATAAGAGTTCAATATGGATCTAGAGTAATAGATAAACATTATAAAACTCACATTGCAGAGATGAAAAAGTACAATGTGCCTTTTGGTGTTTATGCATGGGTTAGAGGGATAAATGAGAATGACATGAAAGTCGAGGCTCAAGACTTTTATAATCGTTCTAAAGCTCAAGAACCTTTATTCTATGTTTTAGATGTAGAAGAAAAAAGTATGAGCGATATGCGTGCTGGAATAAATGCTTATATTGAAAAATTAAGATCGTTAACTGATAAAAAGATAGGCATATATATTGGACATCACTTGTATAAGGATTTCAATCTAAATCTAACTAAGGCTGACTTTGTTTGGATACCTCATTATGGTGTTAATAACGGTCTTCCAAACAGCAAACCTATCTTTCCATGTGACCTGCACCAATTCACTTCTGTAGGCAGGCTAGAAGGATATAACGGGAATTTAGACTTAAACAGATTAATGAATGGAAGAACCATAGAATTCTTTACTGGTGAAGCTAAAGAAGAGTTAGATGTTATAAAAATAAGTTTACACGGGAAAGAAATTGAAGTAGAAGGCATTTGTAAGAATAACATTAATTATATTCCTGTTAGGTTCATGGAGAGTTTGGGATATAAGATAGATTGGAAAGAAAAAACTATATTAATTGATTACAATAATGATGCCCTAGTATAG
- a CDS encoding phage holin family protein — protein MEKLTNIKTSVFAVVGVVGSVITNLIGGWDKALQVLLIFMVIDYASGLILAGVFKKSKKSETGALESRVGWKGICKKVMTLLIVLMGSQLDILLGLDYIRYGLIIGFIIDEGMSIIENYGLMGFKLPEMLSNAFDILRKHKETKVEVKQ, from the coding sequence ATGGAAAAGTTAACAAACATAAAAACAAGTGTATTTGCAGTAGTAGGTGTAGTTGGTAGTGTAATAACTAATTTAATAGGGGGTTGGGATAAGGCCTTGCAAGTGTTATTAATATTTATGGTTATAGATTACGCTTCAGGTCTTATTCTAGCAGGTGTTTTCAAAAAATCAAAGAAATCTGAAACTGGAGCTCTTGAATCAAGGGTGGGATGGAAAGGCATTTGTAAGAAGGTAATGACATTATTAATAGTACTCATGGGAAGTCAATTAGATATATTGTTAGGTTTAGATTATATACGTTATGGCTTAATAATTGGGTTTATAATTGATGAAGGAATGAGTATAATTGAAAACTATGGTTTAATGGGATTTAAGTTACCTGAAATGTTATCGAATGCTTTTGATATATTAAGAAAGCATAAGGAGACTAAAGTAGAGGTGAAACAGTAA
- a CDS encoding DUF6711 family protein: MIKIDGKEIPSPSDYLVSIMDISTNAERNAAGDLVMDRVATKRKIELSWRFLPKDELSTLLKSVSSVFFEVEYIDPQEGTFKSGTFYCGDRSAGALDYINGNIRYRDIKFNLIER, translated from the coding sequence ATGATTAAAATAGATGGGAAAGAAATACCTAGTCCTTCAGATTATTTAGTTAGTATTATGGATATCTCCACTAATGCAGAAAGAAACGCTGCGGGGGATTTGGTTATGGATAGAGTGGCTACTAAGAGGAAGATAGAGTTAAGTTGGAGATTCTTACCTAAAGATGAGTTAAGCACACTCTTGAAATCAGTGAGTTCAGTATTCTTTGAAGTTGAATATATAGATCCTCAGGAAGGTACCTTTAAATCAGGTACCTTTTATTGTGGAGATAGATCAGCAGGAGCCTTGGATTATATAAACGGAAACATAAGATATAGGGATATAAAGTTCAATTTGATTGAGAGGTGA
- a CDS encoding DUF6096 family protein has protein sequence MRYTEFKVGDKEFKLRLAANEMVNIERKIGGGNVLSIFLKEERIPSMEELLMVLHGSLQKFHHKFALKDTYDLYDEYVDEGGTFEDLIELMLEVFEVSGFFKKEDIEEGKAKLQKSKEEE, from the coding sequence ATGAGATATACAGAGTTTAAGGTAGGAGATAAAGAATTTAAACTTAGATTAGCAGCTAATGAAATGGTTAACATAGAGAGGAAAATTGGCGGCGGTAATGTATTGTCTATTTTCTTAAAAGAAGAGAGAATTCCTTCAATGGAAGAGTTACTGATGGTACTGCATGGCTCATTACAGAAATTTCATCATAAGTTCGCCTTAAAAGATACCTATGATTTGTATGATGAATATGTTGATGAAGGTGGAACTTTTGAAGATCTAATAGAGCTTATGCTAGAAGTATTTGAGGTGAGTGGTTTTTTCAAGAAAGAGGACATAGAGGAGGGGAAAGCCAAACTCCAGAAGTCCAAGGAAGAAGAATAA
- a CDS encoding PH domain-containing protein: MEDKILEKHIFKLSWLSLIPHILAIALYVGIFTTPIKILRILTTKIIVDPNMVYGEKGILRKDIQNSPMKHVQSVRVDRSLFGRIFGYGDVIITTAGAGYIYKGIGHPEKLREIIISYM; encoded by the coding sequence ATGGAAGATAAAATATTAGAAAAACATATATTTAAATTAAGTTGGTTAAGTCTTATTCCTCATATTTTAGCAATTGCTTTATATGTTGGAATATTTACAACACCTATTAAAATTCTTAGAATACTAACAACTAAAATTATCGTAGATCCTAATATGGTTTATGGTGAAAAAGGAATATTAAGAAAAGATATTCAAAACAGTCCGATGAAACATGTTCAGAGTGTAAGAGTGGATAGATCGTTATTTGGCCGAATATTTGGATACGGTGATGTTATTATTACTACTGCAGGTGCGGGGTATATTTATAAAGGAATTGGGCATCCAGAAAAATTAAGAGAAATTATAATTAGTTACATGTAA
- a CDS encoding phage tail tube protein, with the protein MFKLNLQLHAGESFNEAVLSHKAEGASTYTDLELLMEIPEIGGDPEKIEVTTLKDKNKKYIPGISDLGDLAFIFLYDNSDSTSDYRVLKGFQDDKKLVSFKLMYPDGSGHEFDAYVNVKIAGGGVNAAKTFTATMFLQSDIVDINPGA; encoded by the coding sequence ATGTTTAAACTAAACTTACAGTTACATGCTGGAGAAAGTTTTAATGAAGCAGTTTTATCGCATAAGGCTGAGGGAGCCTCTACCTACACAGATTTAGAATTGCTAATGGAGATACCAGAAATAGGTGGAGACCCTGAGAAGATAGAAGTAACTACATTAAAGGATAAAAATAAAAAGTATATCCCCGGTATTTCAGATTTAGGAGACCTAGCATTTATATTTTTATATGACAATAGTGACTCTACATCAGATTATAGGGTGCTAAAAGGATTTCAAGATGATAAAAAATTAGTAAGTTTTAAATTAATGTATCCAGATGGTTCAGGGCATGAATTTGATGCATATGTAAATGTGAAAATCGCTGGCGGTGGCGTTAATGCTGCTAAAACATTTACTGCGACTATGTTCTTGCAATCAGATATAGTAGATATCAACCCAGGAGCATAA
- a CDS encoding HK97-gp10 family putative phage morphogenesis protein, producing the protein MSLEGFDILIKKLDRIGKDSPKAVAKAVKEATKKVQGDAKDLAPVDKGQLRNSIQGTVQEKDGEIVGIVSTNLEYAPYVEFGTGQRGEGSPSPPKYGGDLSYREDWSGMAAQPYMYPALRQNEEYIKETIAASIKMEIQKKGD; encoded by the coding sequence ATGAGTTTAGAAGGATTTGATATTCTTATAAAAAAACTAGATAGAATAGGAAAAGATAGCCCTAAGGCTGTTGCTAAGGCAGTTAAAGAAGCTACTAAGAAAGTTCAAGGAGATGCCAAGGATTTAGCACCAGTAGATAAAGGACAACTAAGAAATAGTATTCAAGGCACAGTGCAAGAAAAGGATGGAGAAATTGTAGGAATAGTATCTACTAACCTAGAGTACGCTCCTTATGTTGAGTTTGGTACTGGCCAAAGAGGAGAAGGTTCTCCAAGCCCACCTAAATATGGTGGGGATTTATCGTATAGGGAGGATTGGTCAGGTATGGCAGCACAACCATATATGTACCCAGCATTAAGACAAAATGAAGAGTACATCAAAGAAACAATAGCAGCAAGCATTAAAATGGAAATACAGAAAAAGGGTGATTAG
- a CDS encoding phage head-tail connector protein, with amino-acid sequence MDQLTKLKLKLGNIGTEQDSLLNLYLEDAKDTILELTHLSELPQSLFSTQVELAIIYYNKEGIEGQTSHSEGGVSRSFEEGIPKRIMKKIRAARRLPR; translated from the coding sequence ATGGATCAACTGACTAAATTGAAATTAAAATTAGGGAACATAGGAACAGAACAAGATAGTCTATTAAATCTATATCTAGAAGATGCCAAAGATACCATCCTTGAACTAACCCACCTATCAGAACTACCACAATCCCTTTTTAGCACACAAGTAGAGCTAGCTATAATCTACTATAACAAAGAGGGAATAGAGGGGCAAACAAGCCACAGTGAGGGTGGAGTAAGTAGAAGTTTTGAGGAAGGTATTCCAAAAAGAATTATGAAAAAGATTAGAGCAGCAAGAAGATTACCGAGGTGA
- a CDS encoding Rho termination factor N-terminal domain-containing protein has product MTFYGKGIIWDAENNCILSKFKNGKFETKDRRTISILKGLDLELEGEEPEYPEEINLVDDINEAHEQAIKEDYILHLSSKKVAELKDMAKDKGLEGYSNMKKEELIEALINIEDEV; this is encoded by the coding sequence ATGACATTCTATGGTAAAGGTATTATATGGGATGCAGAAAATAACTGCATCCTTAGTAAATTTAAGAACGGAAAATTTGAGACCAAGGATAGGAGGACTATATCCATACTAAAAGGTCTTGATTTGGAGCTTGAAGGTGAAGAACCAGAGTATCCGGAGGAAATAAATTTAGTCGATGATATAAATGAAGCTCATGAGCAAGCAATCAAAGAAGATTATATTTTACATCTAAGCTCTAAAAAGGTTGCTGAGCTTAAAGACATGGCCAAAGATAAAGGATTAGAAGGTTATAGCAATATGAAAAAAGAAGAATTAATTGAGGCATTAATAAATATAGAGGATGAAGTGTAA
- a CDS encoding DUF5309 family protein, translating into MTTGTTWSLPNYAGELFTADEKNTPILSVIGGLTGGVQTENFEFPTDSQYSLPAPQQPGITEKASLKAPSATNIARSQNTNVTQIFQEKVSISYVKESNRGRMSGLNTAGQKNNVQTTEKDFQIARVLEKIARDIEYTIINGVYQKATSDEVANKTRGMLELCSDGNTITNTEPTALTKNMIQAILKEMFDNGALFKDVVIWTNSAQKQALTTLYTVLPSDRKIGGSNIVTIETDFGPIGISLNRFMPQDTLLFTELDVMAPVFQPVPGKGNFFYEELAKVGASEDGQIFGQFGLDHGPAFMHGSITGLNE; encoded by the coding sequence ATGACTACAGGAACAACATGGAGTTTACCAAATTATGCAGGTGAATTATTTACAGCAGATGAGAAGAATACCCCTATCTTATCTGTTATTGGTGGTTTAACTGGTGGAGTGCAAACGGAGAATTTTGAGTTCCCGACAGATTCTCAATACTCTTTGCCAGCACCACAACAACCTGGTATAACAGAGAAAGCATCTTTAAAAGCGCCATCTGCTACTAACATAGCAAGAAGCCAAAACACTAATGTTACTCAAATCTTTCAGGAAAAGGTGTCAATTTCTTATGTTAAAGAGAGTAACAGGGGCAGAATGAGTGGCTTAAATACAGCAGGACAAAAGAACAATGTTCAAACAACTGAAAAGGACTTCCAAATTGCCAGAGTCCTTGAAAAAATAGCAAGAGATATAGAGTACACAATTATCAATGGCGTATATCAAAAAGCAACTAGTGATGAAGTTGCAAATAAGACTAGAGGAATGTTGGAGCTTTGCAGTGATGGGAATACAATTACCAACACAGAGCCGACAGCCTTAACTAAAAACATGATACAAGCTATATTAAAAGAGATGTTTGACAACGGAGCGCTGTTTAAAGATGTGGTAATTTGGACTAACAGTGCACAGAAACAAGCCTTAACAACTTTATATACAGTACTTCCTTCTGATAGAAAGATAGGTGGAAGTAACATAGTTACAATTGAGACAGATTTTGGACCAATAGGGATATCATTAAACAGATTCATGCCTCAAGATACTTTACTATTTACTGAATTAGATGTAATGGCTCCAGTATTTCAACCGGTGCCAGGAAAGGGCAATTTCTTCTATGAAGAATTAGCTAAAGTTGGGGCATCAGAAGATGGACAAATCTTTGGCCAATTTGGATTAGACCATGGTCCAGCATTTATGCACGGTTCTATAACTGGTCTTAATGAATAG
- a CDS encoding phage scaffolding protein translates to MTFEELLKAQGLTEEQVTAITGAMKENKIYTTNEENIVIRYGKLKAERDDLKGKLETAETTIGDLKKSNKDNEELQATIKTHEGTIATMEANHKAKIRDISIQYAIKSKLTDTKYPELLETKFDKEKLVVNDDGTVVGIEEQLTTIKETYKDLFVPKVTGRDPNNSGGSPPAKSKKAELEAIINNPETKLTERIAARNQLFLLNESEE, encoded by the coding sequence ATGACATTTGAAGAATTATTGAAAGCTCAAGGATTAACTGAAGAACAGGTTACTGCTATTACTGGTGCTATGAAGGAAAATAAAATATATACAACTAATGAAGAAAATATAGTTATTCGCTATGGAAAGTTAAAGGCTGAGAGAGATGATCTAAAAGGGAAACTTGAAACCGCTGAAACCACCATAGGTGATCTAAAGAAATCCAATAAAGATAATGAAGAACTTCAAGCTACTATAAAGACCCATGAGGGTACAATAGCTACCATGGAAGCAAACCATAAGGCAAAAATTAGGGATATTAGTATCCAATATGCTATAAAAAGTAAGCTGACAGATACAAAATATCCAGAGTTGTTAGAGACTAAATTTGATAAAGAGAAATTAGTTGTTAATGATGATGGAACAGTAGTAGGCATTGAAGAGCAGTTAACAACTATCAAAGAAACCTATAAGGATTTATTTGTACCAAAAGTAACAGGTAGAGATCCTAACAACTCAGGTGGAAGTCCTCCTGCCAAAAGTAAAAAGGCAGAGTTAGAGGCAATCATCAATAATCCTGAAACAAAATTAACTGAGAGAATAGCAGCAAGAAATCAACTATTTTTATTAAATGAAAGTGAGGAATAA
- a CDS encoding minor capsid protein produces the protein MKSNTYWSNRSKERMMEYHNETDDAIESILDAYEKSLENINKEIQNIFNKFTKDNKLTPEKARKYLNQKIPNFILDLFKNIYSKIKNQKIRNWMSARINSLSYKSRITRLEALKESIKLEYKKLADLEIQINTTQYINTINQAYYKSIFDIQKGIGLGFSFNVIPDKVINEILKKPWSGKHFSERIWENTDVLAEQVTNIILDGVTTGKSIDKMTRELRELTNTGKYVATRLLRTETTYIANAAENESYKECGIEKYIFVATLDMRTSKVCQGLDREVFEVSKAVPGENLPPMHPNCRSATRAYVSKEELAKVKRRARDPITGKTYLVPADINYEEWRKRYIDKRALTK, from the coding sequence ATGAAGAGTAATACCTACTGGTCCAATCGTTCTAAAGAGAGAATGATGGAGTATCATAATGAAACTGATGATGCTATCGAAAGTATATTGGATGCATACGAAAAATCCTTGGAGAACATAAATAAGGAGATACAAAATATTTTCAATAAGTTTACTAAGGATAATAAATTAACTCCGGAAAAAGCCAGAAAATATTTAAATCAAAAGATACCTAATTTTATTTTAGATTTGTTTAAAAACATATATTCTAAAATAAAGAATCAGAAGATACGTAATTGGATGAGCGCTAGGATAAATTCATTATCATATAAATCTAGAATCACAAGATTAGAGGCTTTGAAAGAAAGTATAAAACTTGAATATAAGAAGTTAGCTGACCTAGAAATACAGATTAATACAACTCAGTATATCAATACTATCAATCAAGCCTACTACAAGAGTATATTTGATATCCAAAAAGGAATAGGATTAGGTTTTAGCTTTAATGTAATACCAGACAAAGTAATTAATGAAATACTAAAAAAGCCTTGGAGTGGTAAACATTTCTCCGAAAGAATATGGGAAAATACGGACGTATTAGCTGAACAGGTTACAAATATAATATTAGATGGAGTTACGACTGGCAAAAGCATTGATAAAATGACTAGAGAACTTAGAGAATTAACTAATACAGGAAAATATGTAGCTACTAGGTTATTAAGAACAGAAACTACTTATATTGCTAATGCTGCAGAAAATGAAAGCTACAAAGAGTGTGGTATAGAAAAATATATTTTTGTTGCTACATTAGATATGAGAACATCTAAGGTATGTCAAGGGTTAGATAGAGAAGTATTTGAAGTATCAAAGGCAGTGCCAGGTGAAAATCTTCCACCAATGCATCCTAATTGCAGATCTGCTACTAGAGCATATGTAAGCAAAGAAGAATTGGCTAAGGTAAAGAGAAGGGCAAGAGATCCTATAACTGGGAAGACATATTTAGTACCAGCAGATATAAATTATGAAGAATGGAGAAAAAGATATATAGATAAGCGAGCACTTACTAAATAA
- a CDS encoding phage portal protein: MKFNNSINMLTTEELIKIYIDEFEASKERKLMIKGENYYKVENDILNRKMYRYENERPVEDETKANNRLAHGYMKTLVDDKVNYLLLKPYTLTCDDENYIKVVEDVLGNRFQKRLSQLGIEASNKGIAWLHVYINSEGHFKMIKIPSEQIIAIWTDNDHEELQALIRYYDVEVYEGKEKKYITKIEYWTHENVVYYVMQDGEVILDSEMYLDENNSYDGHFKINGTPSSWGRIPFIYFKNNDYEFPDLQFVKTLIDNYDLTRSDVGNLLEEIKNIVYILKGYGGEDLSQFVRDLSYYYGILIDADEDAGVDKIENNINIEAAKEHYNTLRKDIFDFGQGVDKNSDKIGNSPSGIALKFIYSGLDLKCNALEGWFKWGFEELLRFVNIYLEITKQSVLDKEITIVFNRDIAINEDSAVNNVMASQDLLSLETLLAQHPFVTNVEEELTRVKAEKKEKDRERAKLFGSDRFSNIEDGADEE; the protein is encoded by the coding sequence ATGAAATTTAACAATAGCATTAACATGCTAACAACAGAAGAACTAATAAAAATATACATTGATGAATTTGAGGCATCTAAAGAACGTAAACTAATGATTAAAGGTGAAAACTATTACAAAGTAGAAAATGACATTCTCAATCGTAAGATGTACAGATATGAGAATGAAAGACCTGTAGAAGATGAAACGAAAGCTAATAATAGATTAGCCCATGGTTATATGAAGACCTTGGTTGATGATAAGGTAAATTATCTATTATTAAAGCCATATACCCTTACCTGTGATGATGAGAACTATATAAAAGTAGTTGAGGATGTATTAGGTAATAGGTTTCAAAAGAGGCTATCTCAATTGGGGATTGAGGCATCTAATAAAGGTATAGCCTGGTTACATGTGTATATAAATTCAGAAGGACATTTTAAAATGATAAAGATACCTTCAGAACAAATTATAGCAATATGGACTGATAATGATCATGAGGAACTTCAAGCTCTTATTAGGTATTATGATGTAGAAGTTTACGAAGGTAAAGAAAAGAAATACATCACAAAGATAGAATATTGGACCCATGAGAATGTAGTTTATTATGTTATGCAAGATGGTGAAGTTATCCTAGATTCTGAAATGTATTTAGATGAAAACAATTCATATGATGGTCACTTCAAGATAAATGGTACTCCTTCTAGTTGGGGAAGAATACCATTTATTTATTTTAAGAATAATGACTATGAATTTCCAGATTTACAATTTGTAAAAACATTGATTGATAACTATGATTTAACCAGATCTGATGTAGGTAACCTATTAGAAGAAATAAAGAATATAGTATATATTTTAAAAGGTTATGGAGGAGAGGACTTAAGCCAATTTGTAAGAGATTTATCTTATTACTATGGCATTTTAATAGATGCTGATGAAGATGCAGGAGTGGATAAGATAGAGAATAATATTAATATAGAAGCAGCTAAAGAACACTATAATACCCTAAGAAAAGATATATTTGACTTTGGTCAAGGTGTGGATAAGAATAGTGACAAGATAGGGAATAGTCCATCTGGAATAGCTTTAAAGTTTATTTATAGTGGATTAGATCTTAAGTGTAATGCCTTAGAAGGTTGGTTCAAATGGGGATTTGAGGAGTTACTAAGGTTTGTTAACATATACCTTGAAATAACTAAACAATCTGTATTAGATAAAGAGATTACTATAGTTTTTAATAGAGATATAGCTATTAATGAAGATTCAGCAGTTAATAATGTAATGGCTTCACAAGATTTATTATCCCTAGAAACTTTATTAGCTCAACATCCGTTTGTTACGAATGTAGAAGAAGAATTAACAAGAGTAAAGGCTGAAAAGAAAGAAAAAGATAGGGAACGTGCTAAATTATTTGGTAGTGATAGGTTTTCAAACATAGAGGATGGGGCAGATGAAGAGTAA